The following coding sequences are from one Enterococcus sp. 4G2_DIV0659 window:
- a CDS encoding VOC family protein — protein sequence MPIATYITFEDQSKDAIAFYEQVFETNCLDLVTYATLGIPDLDEKSQTLVMNASLKIEEHTIMFSDTPSFMNKISYGRNVGLVIEITDPEKLTNYFTKLSIGATHVMPLQKTDWSDLFGQLTDQFGISWSFNLV from the coding sequence ATGCCAATTGCAACTTATATTACATTTGAAGATCAGTCGAAAGATGCTATCGCATTTTATGAACAAGTCTTTGAAACAAATTGCCTTGATTTAGTCACTTATGCTACTTTAGGAATACCTGATTTAGATGAGAAAAGTCAAACGCTAGTCATGAATGCTAGCCTTAAAATTGAAGAGCATACCATTATGTTCTCAGACACACCTAGTTTTATGAATAAAATTTCTTATGGCAGAAATGTTGGCTTAGTCATAGAAATAACTGATCCTGAGAAATTGACAAATTATTTCACAAAGCTATCAATTGGCGCTACCCATGTGATGCCTTTACAAAAAACGGATTGGTCAGATTTATTCGGTCAATTAACAGACCAATTTGGTATTAGTTGGTCATTCAATTTAGTTTAA
- a CDS encoding glycoside hydrolase family 1 protein, with protein sequence MHQVPTGFPKDFLWGGAVAANQCEGAFDYQGKGTSVADINEFRADLPLEKRSNAEISTTYIEEALKNKTGVFPKRWGINFKETYPDDLKLLGDLGLNLFRTSIDWSRIFPNGDDLEPNEAGLLFYDKLIDEIIANGMEPMITLSHYEMPLNLTLNYKGWYSREVVDFFVRYCKVIFDRYQGKVKYWIVINQINLIGHESFNHLGIAEDKVDNLLEAKYQGVHHMMVASALATEYAHQVDENYEVGMMLCGGPEYAATCEPEDVLATLKINQMQYFFADVLIRGYYPGYAFRYFEEHDINLEFAEKDEEILKNTADYLSFSYYYTQICDAKHIEPYRNKALPANPWGWTIDPLGLRTLLNSFYDRYQCPIYITENGIGCYDQLEKNDSVHDDYRIDYYKAHIEQMKEAIKDGVDLRGYCAWGPIDIISCSSSEMSKRYGFIYVDQDDYGKGSQRRYLKDSYHWMKQVITSNGEKL encoded by the coding sequence ATGCATCAAGTACCAACTGGATTTCCGAAAGATTTTTTATGGGGTGGAGCTGTTGCTGCCAATCAATGTGAGGGGGCTTTTGACTATCAAGGCAAAGGTACAAGTGTAGCAGATATCAACGAGTTTAGAGCAGATCTCCCTTTAGAAAAAAGATCGAATGCTGAAATTTCTACTACTTACATCGAAGAAGCACTAAAAAATAAAACAGGCGTTTTTCCAAAAAGATGGGGCATCAACTTTAAAGAAACGTATCCTGATGATTTAAAATTATTAGGAGATCTGGGACTCAATTTGTTTAGAACATCGATCGATTGGTCTAGGATTTTTCCAAATGGTGATGATCTTGAGCCAAATGAAGCTGGTTTACTTTTTTATGATAAGCTGATTGATGAAATTATTGCTAATGGGATGGAACCTATGATTACATTGTCCCATTATGAAATGCCGCTAAACCTTACATTGAACTATAAAGGGTGGTATTCAAGAGAAGTTGTAGATTTCTTTGTTCGTTACTGTAAGGTTATTTTTGACCGATATCAAGGAAAAGTAAAATATTGGATCGTGATCAATCAGATCAATTTGATCGGTCATGAATCATTTAATCATTTAGGAATTGCAGAAGATAAAGTAGATAATCTGCTGGAAGCTAAATATCAAGGGGTACATCATATGATGGTCGCTTCTGCTTTAGCTACGGAATATGCGCATCAAGTTGATGAAAATTATGAAGTTGGGATGATGCTTTGTGGCGGTCCAGAATATGCGGCTACTTGCGAGCCGGAGGATGTCCTAGCAACGTTGAAAATCAATCAAATGCAGTATTTCTTTGCGGATGTGTTAATAAGAGGTTACTATCCAGGCTATGCGTTTCGATATTTTGAAGAACATGATATTAATCTGGAATTTGCTGAAAAGGATGAAGAGATTCTGAAAAATACAGCTGATTACCTCTCGTTTTCTTATTACTATACACAAATTTGTGATGCGAAACATATTGAACCGTATCGAAACAAAGCATTACCGGCAAATCCATGGGGCTGGACAATTGATCCTCTAGGACTTAGAACATTACTGAATTCTTTTTATGATCGTTATCAATGTCCGATTTACATCACAGAGAATGGTATTGGTTGTTATGATCAGTTAGAAAAAAATGATAGTGTTCATGATGACTATCGTATTGATTATTACAAAGCTCATATTGAGCAAATGAAAGAAGCAATTAAGGATGGTGTGGATCTCAGAGGCTATTGTGCTTGGGGACCGATCGATATAATCAGTTGTTCTTCTTCTGAAATGAGTAAAAGATATGGATTTATTTACGTGGATCAAGATGATTACGGAAAAGGAAGCCAAAGACGTTATTTGAAAGATAGTTATCACTGGATGAAACAGGTAATTACTAGTAATGGCGAAAAACTATAA
- a CDS encoding PTS lactose/cellobiose transporter subunit IIA has protein sequence MDDILSQQAMKIILFAGDARVNCKNALIAVEKNDFEVAKTEMKVAKTNITEAHKIQTKAIQGEMGEERNSPDHSLLFTHAQDTLMTIYSEINLANHLIKIAEGIDERLTLLEK, from the coding sequence ATGGACGATATACTGTCACAGCAAGCTATGAAAATTATTTTATTCGCCGGAGATGCTAGAGTCAATTGTAAAAATGCTCTTATTGCTGTTGAAAAAAATGACTTTGAAGTAGCTAAAACAGAAATGAAAGTTGCTAAAACCAATATTACTGAAGCTCATAAAATACAAACTAAAGCAATACAAGGTGAAATGGGAGAAGAAAGAAACTCGCCTGATCATTCATTGTTATTCACACATGCTCAAGATACATTGATGACAATCTACAGCGAAATCAATCTGGCTAATCATTTAATTAAAATAGCTGAAGGAATCGATGAACGTTTAACATTGCTTGAAAAATAA
- a CDS encoding PTS sugar transporter subunit IIC gives MNKLIFWLENSFSPKMNKVNNNPWIVSIKDSIMQTLPFIFLGSIFSMLAILNEYFPALPSFWIPFGWTMGKISLFVAFLIPFNLMEKKRLRKQRIVAGMSGLVLFLMIISPQIEKDGAVGFGHDALGAGGMFVAIVAGLIAGFVLVTLGKFTFFKEESVIPDFVRAWFDSMLPIGIIVIFGWVVVLIMKVDLYNIVLSIFMPLSSFMESPGGFVGMMFLICFLYSMGISTWVLTPVVQPVLLKAIAENIALVQNGTASVETLNLVTSSTLYSAYLWIGGIGCTMPLVLMMMRARSKKISALGKACIVPSIFNINEPVIFGAVAWNPLLMIPMWLQGIILPIVIYIFTKVIPFAPIPKVQFELWYCPFPFATWFTTGTITGLILMLVIFVLSTAIWYPFFKAYDDQETKAENQLLKEA, from the coding sequence ATGAATAAATTGATTTTTTGGTTGGAAAATAGTTTCTCGCCTAAAATGAACAAGGTAAATAATAATCCTTGGATTGTTAGTATCAAAGATTCGATCATGCAGACATTACCATTCATTTTCTTAGGTTCAATTTTCTCGATGCTAGCGATTTTAAATGAATATTTTCCAGCCTTGCCAAGTTTTTGGATACCATTTGGCTGGACGATGGGGAAAATTTCCTTATTTGTAGCATTTTTGATTCCGTTTAACTTGATGGAAAAAAAGAGACTGCGTAAGCAAAGAATCGTTGCAGGGATGAGTGGGTTAGTTTTATTTTTGATGATCATTTCACCACAAATCGAGAAAGATGGTGCTGTTGGCTTTGGGCATGATGCATTAGGTGCTGGCGGAATGTTTGTTGCGATCGTTGCTGGATTGATTGCTGGTTTTGTACTAGTCACATTAGGAAAGTTCACGTTCTTCAAAGAAGAATCAGTGATTCCTGATTTTGTCAGAGCTTGGTTTGATTCTATGCTTCCGATTGGGATCATTGTTATCTTTGGTTGGGTCGTGGTTTTGATCATGAAAGTGGATTTATATAATATTGTTTTAAGTATATTTATGCCTTTATCTAGCTTTATGGAATCTCCTGGTGGTTTTGTGGGCATGATGTTTTTGATTTGTTTCCTTTATTCGATGGGGATCTCCACTTGGGTTTTAACACCTGTGGTTCAACCGGTCTTATTAAAAGCTATTGCTGAAAATATCGCACTTGTTCAAAATGGCACGGCTTCTGTTGAAACGTTGAATTTAGTTACAAGCAGTACTCTATATTCAGCTTATCTTTGGATCGGTGGAATTGGTTGTACAATGCCTTTGGTTTTGATGATGATGCGGGCTCGATCAAAAAAAATCAGTGCTTTAGGGAAAGCGTGTATCGTTCCTTCGATTTTTAATATCAATGAACCGGTGATTTTTGGAGCTGTCGCTTGGAATCCTTTGTTGATGATTCCGATGTGGTTGCAGGGAATTATTTTACCAATCGTGATTTATATTTTTACGAAAGTAATTCCGTTTGCACCAATTCCTAAAGTTCAATTTGAACTCTGGTATTGTCCGTTTCCATTTGCTACTTGGTTTACGACAGGAACGATCACAGGTCTTATTTTGATGCTTGTCATATTTGTATTATCTACAGCCATTTGGTATCCATTCTTTAAAGCATATGACGACCAAGAAACGAAAGCAGAAAATCAATTGTTGAAGGAGGCTTAA
- a CDS encoding PTS sugar transporter subunit IIB, with protein MSELNVLLVCGSGASSGFMAANMRKAAKTKKLDMSIVARSESEIENYIEEIDALMVGPHLEYIIDEIDEIIHGFPVKVILMKKEYYATLDGDAAIEHLLSSLKENE; from the coding sequence ATGAGTGAATTAAATGTATTACTAGTCTGCGGATCGGGAGCCAGTAGCGGTTTTATGGCAGCGAATATGCGTAAGGCAGCCAAAACAAAAAAATTAGACATGAGTATTGTAGCAAGAAGCGAATCTGAAATTGAGAATTATATTGAAGAAATCGATGCGTTGATGGTTGGACCTCATCTTGAATATATCATTGACGAAATTGATGAGATCATTCATGGTTTTCCGGTAAAAGTTATTCTAATGAAAAAAGAGTATTACGCAACACTGGACGGAGACGCTGCTATTGAGCATTTGTTAAGTTCGCTAAAAGAAAATGAATAG
- a CDS encoding BglG family transcription antiterminator, protein MSLNKKEAALVKLLLQHHNWLSASFLAGALSTSTRTIRNYVARINQRTPLEMIQSSKQGYKIDRGFRIEDFISKDKQELNTPIDRMNYLMNLLIKHKNVDYFDVAESLFVSIPTIEKDTLRLRKKLNKYHLKIVKYGHCLSLEGNESNFRKLASDMLQDEALKNFQSIDHLQTIFPDISIEMIQKIVIDRLSNQHLYINGYAINSLLLHIAIAINRLFHHQRSEMDLIPELFSKDQIEYQLAIAIGKDIDQAFAIEMDLYEINNLTLLLMTKISPSNDAFLKDYMETSVYTFISNMMETVAEKYFISHISDKLVLNLALHVSNLISRAKIGKQVYNPLSEEIKQSYAFIYEVAVFIAKQIQEQINIPISDDEITFIALHIGSYFEEKFETENKLSCVIYTPEYYDMHKRLVYKIGDTFKSSLNILGTFYRLDYESLTKMKNADLVISTIEIKELTGMVQISPFLSEKDSEKILQKIQLLKQEKLLNTLKESVQTYLTPERFERNIYLKSPNLYIEHLGEQLVKKKYINPHFIDLIKEREKMSATSFNNSVALPHAIEMSAKKTGISIILNDRPVKWGNHYVQVIIMIVMNQDDMKKFRQLFDFMIDTFSNQKSWINC, encoded by the coding sequence GTGTCCTTAAATAAAAAAGAAGCAGCACTGGTAAAATTATTGCTCCAACATCATAACTGGTTATCTGCATCTTTTCTGGCTGGAGCGTTATCTACGTCAACAAGAACGATCCGCAATTACGTAGCTCGAATCAATCAACGTACCCCATTGGAAATGATTCAATCTTCTAAACAAGGGTATAAAATCGATAGAGGCTTTCGGATCGAAGATTTCATTTCTAAAGATAAACAAGAATTGAATACGCCTATCGACCGTATGAATTACTTGATGAATTTATTGATAAAACATAAAAATGTCGACTACTTTGATGTAGCAGAATCATTATTTGTCAGTATTCCAACAATCGAAAAAGACACCCTTCGACTTCGAAAAAAATTGAATAAATACCATTTAAAAATTGTTAAATATGGGCATTGTTTAAGTCTGGAAGGGAATGAGTCAAACTTTAGAAAACTCGCTAGTGATATGTTGCAAGATGAAGCACTAAAAAATTTTCAATCTATCGATCATCTTCAGACGATCTTCCCAGATATTTCGATCGAGATGATTCAAAAAATCGTGATCGATCGTTTAAGCAATCAGCATCTCTATATAAATGGCTACGCTATTAACAGTTTATTGCTACATATCGCTATCGCCATCAATCGGCTTTTTCATCATCAGCGCTCTGAGATGGACCTTATTCCCGAACTTTTCTCTAAAGATCAAATTGAATATCAGCTTGCTATTGCGATTGGAAAAGATATCGATCAAGCTTTTGCTATTGAAATGGACCTTTATGAAATCAACAATCTGACGCTTTTATTAATGACTAAAATCTCACCCTCAAACGATGCTTTTTTAAAAGATTATATGGAAACCTCTGTTTATACATTTATCTCAAACATGATGGAAACAGTCGCTGAAAAATATTTTATCAGCCATATTTCTGATAAACTCGTATTGAATCTAGCTTTACATGTTTCTAATTTGATTTCACGTGCCAAAATCGGCAAACAAGTCTACAATCCTTTATCAGAAGAAATCAAACAGTCATACGCTTTTATTTACGAAGTTGCTGTTTTTATTGCCAAACAAATTCAAGAACAAATCAATATTCCAATTTCAGATGATGAAATTACGTTTATCGCTCTTCATATCGGCTCATACTTTGAAGAAAAATTTGAGACAGAGAATAAATTAAGTTGTGTGATCTATACTCCAGAATATTATGATATGCATAAACGTTTAGTCTATAAAATTGGCGATACATTCAAATCTAGTTTAAATATTTTAGGAACTTTTTATCGACTAGACTATGAAAGTTTAACTAAAATGAAGAATGCGGATCTAGTTATATCTACAATCGAAATAAAAGAGTTGACGGGTATGGTTCAGATTTCTCCGTTTTTATCAGAAAAAGATAGCGAAAAAATCCTGCAAAAGATTCAGCTTTTGAAACAGGAGAAATTATTGAATACACTAAAAGAAAGCGTTCAAACTTACCTCACACCAGAACGGTTTGAACGAAACATTTATTTAAAATCACCCAATTTGTATATCGAGCATCTAGGTGAGCAATTAGTCAAAAAAAAATATATCAATCCTCACTTTATTGACTTGATTAAAGAGAGGGAAAAAATGTCCGCCACATCATTCAATAATTCCGTTGCTTTACCACATGCAATTGAGATGAGCGCAAAAAAAACTGGAATCTCTATTATTTTGAACGACCGGCCTGTAAAATGGGGAAATCATTATGTTCAAGTAATCATTATGATCGTTATGAACCAAGATGATATGAAGAAGTTTAGGCAATTATTTGATTTTATGATCGATACATTTTCAAATCAAAAAAGTTGGATAAACTGTTAG
- a CDS encoding GlsB/YeaQ/YmgE family stress response membrane protein, which yields MHWLWVLIVGGVIGAIAGAITSKGKSMGWIFNIIAGLVGSSIGQSLLGSWGPQVAGMALIPSIIGAVILVAVVSFFVGKN from the coding sequence ATGCATTGGTTATGGGTTTTAATCGTAGGTGGTGTTATCGGTGCTATCGCCGGAGCAATCACAAGCAAAGGAAAATCGATGGGCTGGATTTTTAATATTATTGCGGGTCTTGTAGGTTCATCAATTGGTCAATCACTTCTAGGAAGTTGGGGACCTCAAGTAGCCGGAATGGCATTGATTCCATCAATTATCGGAGCAGTGATTTTAGTTGCTGTGGTATCATTTTTTGTAGGCAAAAATTAG
- the rplL gene encoding 50S ribosomal protein L7/L12, giving the protein MALNIENIVAELEGATILELNDLVKAIEEKFDVSAAAPVAAAAGPAAAGEEQTEFTVELTSAGDQKVKVIKAVREATGLGLKEAKAVVDGAPAPVKEGVSKDEAEALKAALEEVGAAVTVK; this is encoded by the coding sequence ATGGCATTGAACATTGAAAACATTGTTGCAGAATTAGAAGGCGCAACTATTTTAGAATTAAACGATTTAGTAAAAGCTATTGAAGAAAAATTTGACGTATCTGCAGCAGCTCCAGTAGCAGCAGCAGCAGGTCCAGCAGCAGCTGGCGAAGAACAAACTGAATTCACTGTAGAATTAACTTCTGCTGGTGACCAAAAAGTTAAAGTTATCAAAGCAGTTCGTGAAGCAACTGGCCTTGGCTTGAAAGAAGCTAAAGCAGTAGTTGATGGCGCACCTGCACCAGTTAAAGAAGGCGTTTCTAAAGATGAAGCAGAAGCTTTAAAAGCTGCTTTAGAAGAAGTTGGCGCTGCAGTAACAGTAAAATAA
- the rplJ gene encoding 50S ribosomal protein L10, which yields MSEAAIAKKETLVEEATAKFQAAASVVIVDYRGLTVEEVTNLRKQLRDANVEMKVIKNSILSRAAKKAGLEGLDEVFTGPTAIAFSNEDVVAPAKIIDEFASTAKALEIKGGVIEGKVSSVEEMTSLAKLPSRDGLLSMLLSVLQAPVRQVAYAVKAVAEKEEEVA from the coding sequence ATGAGTGAAGCAGCAATCGCTAAAAAAGAAACCCTAGTCGAAGAAGCAACAGCTAAGTTTCAAGCAGCAGCTTCTGTAGTTATCGTTGACTACCGTGGTTTGACTGTAGAAGAAGTGACTAACTTACGTAAACAATTGCGTGATGCAAATGTTGAAATGAAAGTTATCAAAAACTCTATCCTTTCACGTGCAGCTAAAAAAGCTGGACTAGAAGGCTTGGACGAAGTATTTACAGGACCTACAGCAATCGCTTTTAGTAACGAAGATGTAGTAGCACCTGCTAAAATCATCGACGAATTTGCAAGTACTGCCAAAGCATTGGAAATTAAAGGTGGCGTTATTGAAGGTAAAGTATCTTCAGTAGAAGAAATGACATCTTTAGCAAAACTTCCAAGTCGCGATGGACTACTTTCTATGCTATTATCTGTATTACAAGCGCCAGTCAGACAAGTGGCTTACGCTGTCAAAGCAGTGGCAGAAAAAGAAGAAGAAGTTGCATAA
- the rplA gene encoding 50S ribosomal protein L1, producing MAKKSKKMQDALKKVEATKVYPVAEAIALAKDTNIAKFDATVEVAYRLNVDPKKADQQIRGAVVLPNGTGKTQSVLVFAKGDKAKEAEAAGADYVGDADMVQKIQGGWFDFDVVVATPDMMAEVGKLGRVLGPKGLMPNPKTGTVTMDVTKAVNEVKAGKVTYRVDKAGNIHVPIGKVSFDNEKLLENFNTINDVLLKAKPSAAKGQYIKNISVTTTFGPGIHVDQASF from the coding sequence ATGGCTAAAAAAAGCAAAAAAATGCAAGATGCATTAAAAAAAGTTGAAGCAACAAAAGTTTACCCTGTAGCAGAAGCGATCGCTTTGGCTAAAGACACAAATATCGCAAAATTCGACGCAACTGTTGAAGTTGCTTACCGTTTAAATGTAGATCCTAAAAAAGCAGACCAACAAATCCGTGGTGCTGTAGTATTACCTAACGGAACTGGTAAAACACAAAGCGTTTTAGTTTTTGCTAAAGGCGACAAAGCAAAAGAAGCTGAAGCAGCTGGTGCTGATTACGTAGGTGACGCTGATATGGTTCAAAAAATCCAAGGTGGATGGTTTGACTTTGACGTAGTAGTAGCAACTCCAGACATGATGGCTGAAGTTGGTAAATTAGGTCGTGTCTTAGGTCCTAAAGGTCTTATGCCTAACCCTAAAACTGGTACTGTAACAATGGACGTAACAAAAGCGGTTAACGAAGTAAAAGCTGGTAAAGTAACTTACCGTGTTGACAAAGCTGGTAACATCCATGTACCAATTGGTAAAGTTTCATTTGATAATGAAAAATTACTAGAAAACTTCAATACAATCAATGATGTATTGTTAAAAGCTAAACCATCAGCAGCAAAAGGTCAATATATCAAAAACATTTCAGTAACAACTACATTTGGACCTGGAATCCACGTTGACCAAGCTTCATTTTAA
- the rplK gene encoding 50S ribosomal protein L11: protein MAKKVEKLVKLQIPAGKATPAPPVGPALGQAGINIMGFTKEFNARTADQAGLIIPVVISVYEDRSFTFITKTPPAAVLLKKAAKIEKGSGEPNKTKVAKVSSDQVKEIAELKMADLNAADVEAAMRMVEGTARSMGITVE, encoded by the coding sequence GTGGCAAAAAAAGTAGAAAAATTAGTTAAATTGCAAATTCCTGCAGGTAAAGCAACACCAGCTCCGCCAGTAGGTCCAGCATTAGGTCAAGCGGGTATCAACATTATGGGATTCACTAAAGAATTCAACGCTCGTACAGCTGATCAAGCTGGTTTGATTATTCCAGTTGTAATTTCTGTATATGAAGACCGTTCATTTACATTTATTACAAAAACACCACCAGCTGCAGTATTACTTAAAAAAGCTGCAAAAATCGAAAAAGGTTCTGGTGAGCCAAACAAAACTAAAGTAGCTAAAGTATCTAGCGATCAAGTAAAAGAAATCGCTGAACTTAAAATGGCAGACCTAAACGCAGCAGACGTTGAAGCGGCTATGCGCATGGTTGAAGGAACTGCAAGAAGCATGGGAATCACTGTAGAATAA
- the sdaAB gene encoding L-serine ammonia-lyase, iron-sulfur-dependent subunit beta yields the protein MENLRYKSVFDIIGPVMIGPSSSHTAGAARIGKIVRSIFGEQPDTVDIYLYESFAKTYRGHGTDIALVGGLLDMEPDDERLADSLKIAHEHNMEVLFVPLKEKAEHPNSVKLLVSKGNRKLSVTGISIGGGNIQISELNGFKISLTMGTPTFIIVHQDVPGMIAKVTNLLSDTNINIGTMTVTRESKGEKAIMIIEIDHADIGDITMKLVQIPHIYSVNYFD from the coding sequence ATGGAAAATCTACGTTACAAAAGTGTTTTTGACATCATTGGCCCTGTTATGATCGGGCCAAGCAGTTCTCATACTGCTGGCGCTGCTCGTATCGGTAAAATTGTTCGGAGTATCTTTGGTGAACAGCCCGATACAGTGGATATTTACTTGTATGAATCTTTTGCAAAAACATATCGTGGTCATGGAACTGATATTGCCTTAGTTGGTGGGTTGTTGGATATGGAACCGGATGACGAACGTCTTGCTGATTCTTTAAAGATTGCTCATGAGCATAATATGGAAGTTTTATTTGTACCACTTAAAGAAAAAGCTGAGCACCCGAATTCAGTCAAATTGCTTGTTTCTAAAGGAAATCGAAAACTTTCTGTCACAGGCATATCAATTGGTGGCGGAAATATTCAAATCTCGGAACTTAATGGGTTTAAGATTTCACTGACAATGGGGACGCCAACGTTTATTATTGTGCACCAAGATGTGCCTGGAATGATCGCCAAAGTGACTAATCTACTATCTGATACAAATATCAATATTGGAACAATGACTGTAACGCGGGAGTCAAAAGGTGAAAAAGCTATCATGATTATTGAAATCGACCATGCCGATATCGGTGATATTACAATGAAATTAGTCCAGATCCCTCATATTTACAGTGTAAATTATTTTGATTAA
- the sdaAA gene encoding L-serine ammonia-lyase, iron-sulfur-dependent, subunit alpha: protein MFLSIEELVKQAADFPSVAELMIATEIENHGHSRERIIETMERNLAVMKQSIEEGVDGVTSVTGITGGDATRLDEYIQSGNFLSGETILTAVRNAVAVNEVNANMGLICATPTAGSAGVVPGVLMAAIEKLQLSHEQQLDFLFTAGAFGLVIANNSSISGAEGGCQAEVGSASAMASAALVCAAGGSADQAAQAIAITLKNMMGLICDPVAGLVEVPCVKRNALGSSQAFISADMALAGIRSVIPPDEVVAAMYQVGRQMPQIFKETAEGGLAVTPTAQRLAKEILDNQTDNPNS, encoded by the coding sequence ATGTTTCTATCTATAGAAGAATTAGTGAAACAAGCCGCAGATTTCCCATCAGTTGCTGAATTGATGATTGCAACTGAGATAGAAAACCACGGTCATAGCCGTGAACGAATCATTGAAACAATGGAGCGTAATCTTGCTGTCATGAAACAATCCATCGAGGAAGGTGTTGATGGCGTAACATCAGTGACTGGAATTACAGGTGGCGATGCAACTCGTCTCGACGAATATATCCAAAGTGGAAACTTTTTAAGTGGAGAAACCATTTTAACGGCTGTCAGAAATGCTGTTGCAGTTAATGAAGTCAATGCTAATATGGGCTTGATTTGTGCTACACCAACTGCTGGAAGTGCTGGTGTGGTTCCTGGTGTTTTAATGGCTGCCATTGAAAAATTACAGTTGTCGCATGAACAACAGTTAGATTTCTTATTTACTGCTGGTGCTTTTGGTTTAGTAATCGCTAATAATTCATCGATCAGTGGTGCTGAAGGTGGTTGTCAGGCCGAAGTTGGTTCTGCCAGTGCGATGGCCAGTGCCGCTTTAGTATGTGCCGCTGGCGGTTCTGCTGATCAAGCTGCACAAGCGATTGCCATTACTTTAAAAAATATGATGGGTTTGATTTGTGATCCTGTAGCAGGTCTAGTAGAAGTTCCTTGTGTGAAACGTAATGCTTTAGGTTCTTCTCAAGCCTTTATTTCAGCTGATATGGCCTTAGCTGGCATTCGTAGCGTGATTCCACCAGATGAAGTGGTTGCTGCAATGTATCAAGTTGGTCGTCAAATGCCGCAGATATTTAAAGAAACAGCTGAAGGTGGCCTAGCTGTGACACCTACTGCACAACGCTTAGCAAAAGAAATTCTAGACAATCAAACAGATAATCCAAATAGCTAA
- a CDS encoding carboxymuconolactone decarboxylase family protein — MTNTRFLLPKENKAAYQKIAELDQIGKSSSINEKLQELIKIYASQLNGCVFCIDMHSKDALDKGEKLQRVIGLTAWEEASFYTAEERAVLAFTKEVTLIQQGGVSDETYYELQKYYSEKAIGELLVLVGTINIYNRIGVTTRLQPKSE; from the coding sequence ATGACTAACACAAGATTTTTATTGCCAAAAGAAAACAAGGCAGCGTATCAAAAAATTGCAGAACTAGACCAAATTGGTAAATCCAGTAGTATTAATGAAAAGTTACAGGAATTGATTAAAATCTATGCTTCACAATTAAATGGCTGTGTATTTTGTATTGATATGCACTCAAAAGATGCTTTAGACAAAGGAGAAAAATTACAAAGAGTTATTGGATTAACTGCATGGGAAGAGGCATCTTTTTATACAGCTGAAGAACGTGCAGTTCTCGCATTTACAAAGGAAGTAACTTTAATTCAACAAGGTGGGGTAAGTGATGAGACTTATTATGAATTGCAAAAATATTACAGCGAAAAGGCAATTGGCGAGTTGCTTGTATTAGTGGGAACGATTAATATTTATAACCGCATTGGTGTAACGACACGGTTACAGCCAAAATCTGAATAA